A single region of the Lathamus discolor isolate bLatDis1 chromosome 13, bLatDis1.hap1, whole genome shotgun sequence genome encodes:
- the SOCS3 gene encoding suppressor of cytokine signaling 3 has protein sequence MVTHSKFPAAGMSRPLDTSLRLKTFSSKSEYQLVVNTVRKLQESGFYWSTVTGGEANLLLSTEPAGTFLIRDSSDQRHFFTLSVKTESGTKNLRIQCEGGSFSLQSDPRSSQPVPRFDCVLKLVHHYMPPVPEQPGGALHPKRTYYIYSGGEKIPLVLSRPLSSSVSTLQHLCRKTVNGHLDSYEKMTQLPAPIKEFLDQYDAPL, from the coding sequence ATGGTCACCCACAGCAAGTTCCCCGCCGCCGGGATGAGCCGCCCCCTCGACACCAGCCTGCGCCTCAAGACGTTCAGCTCCAAGAGCGAGTACCAGCTGGTGGTGAACACCGTGCGCAAGCTGCAGGAGAGCGGCTTCTACTGGAGCACGGTGACAGGAGGCGAGGCCAacctgctgctgagcactgagCCTGCCGGCACCTTCCTCATCAGGGACAGCTCAGACCAGAGGCACTTCTTCACCCTCAGCGTCAAGACAGAGTCGGGCACCAAGAACCTGCGCATCCAGTGCGAGGGCGGCAGCTTCTCCTTGCAGAGCGACCCCCGCAGCAGCCAGCCCGTGCCCCGCTTCGACTGCGTGCTCAAGCTGGTGCATCACTACATGCCGCCCGTGCCCGAGCAGCCGGGGGGGGCCCTGCACCCCAAGCGCACCTACTACATCTACTCGGGCGGCGAGAAGATCCCTCTGGTGCTGAGCCGCCCGCTCTCCTCCAGCGTCTCAACCCTTCAGCACCTCTGCCGCAAGACTGTCAACGGGCACCTGGACTCCTACGAGAAGATGACTCAGCTGCCGGCTCCCATCAAGGAGTTCCTGGACCAGTACGATGCCCCTCTCTAA
- the LOC136021382 gene encoding uncharacterized protein LOC136021382 isoform X4, with translation MLAARGALRRGRLPAPGAGVWSVQPRGPPRLPPHVVDLRSDTVTQPCAAMRRAMARAAVGDDDYGEDPTVNELQRLAAGTLGMEDALFVPTATMANLIAVMCHCQRRAAQVILGRDSHLHVYEHGGVAQVAGVHSQALPDLPDGTFDLELLELTVREAHGSRYHPRPELVCLENTHSSAGGRVLPLAYLQQVRGLADRYGLQVHMDGARLMNAAVAQNMEPARITQHCDSVSLCFSKGLGAPAGAVLAGRKDFIAEAWRMRKLLGGGMRQAGVLAAAALVGLEHMGVTLRRDHDNAWRFAEGVQELNSPLCSVNLTAVETNIVMVNISGGYPSPAELCEHLRTVSEEELAKTGHAVSVLLFPWSAHSVRAVWHCDVSAHDTELAKKKLEFVARKCQEKLTLGLCPTPPSARGA, from the exons ATGCTGGCGGCGCGGGGCGCTCTGCGGCGGGGCCGGTTGCCCGCGCCGGGGGCTGGGGTCTGGTCGGTGCAGCCGCGGGGTCCCCCCCGCCTCCCGCCGCACGTTGTGGACCTGCGGAGCGACACCGTGACCCAGCCGTGCGCCGCCATGCGCCGCGCCATGGCCCGCGCCGCCGTGGGCGACGACGACTACGGGGAGGACCCGACGGTTAACG agctgcagcgcCTGGCCGCGGGGACCCTGGGCATGGAGGACGCTTTGTTTGTGCCCACGGCCACAATGGCGAACCTCATTGCCG TGATGTGCCACTGCCAGCGCCGGGCAGCTCAGGTGATCCTGGGCCGGGACTCCCATCTGCACGTCTACGAGCACGGCGGGGTCGCGCAG GTCGCTGGTGTCCACTCCCAGGCGCTGCCGGACTTGCCCGATGGCACCTTcgacctggagctgctggagctgacagTCCGTGAGGCCCACGGCAGCCGGTACCACCCACGCCCTGAGCTTGTGTGCCTGGAGAACACGCACAGCTCGGCTGGGGGCCGGGTGCTGCCCCTTGCCTACCTCCAGCAG GTCCGTGGGCTCGCCGACCGCTATGGGCTGCAGGTGCACATGGATGGAGCACGGCTGATGAATGCGGCAGTGGCACAGAACATGGAGCCAGCTCGGATCACCCAGCACTGCGACTCCGTGTCCCTCTGCTTCTCCAAG GGCCTGGGTGCCCCAGCCGGTGCGGTGCTGGCTGGACGCAAGGACTTTATTGCCGAGGCCTGGCGCATGCGGAAGCTGCTGGGCGGCGGGATGCGGCAGGCGGGAGTGCTGGCGGCTGCAGCCCTGGTTGGCCTGGAGCACATGGGGGTGACGCTGCGCAGGGACCATGACAATGCCTGGCGCTTTGCTGAAG GCGTTCAGGAGCTGAACTCGCCCCTCTGCTCTGTCAACCTCACGGCAGTGGAGACCAACATCGTGATGGTGAACATCAGCGGGGGCTACCCATCCCCTGCGGAGCTCTGCGAGCACCTGCGGACTGTGAGCGAGGAGGAGCTGGCCAAGACTGGCCACGCTGTCAGCGTCCTGCTCTTCCCCTGGTCGGCACACAGCGTGCGCGCTGTCTGGCACTGCGATGTCTCGGCCCACGACACTGAGCTCGCAAAGAAGAAGCTGGAGTTTGTGGCCAGGAAGTGCCAGGAGAAGCTGACCCTGGGGCTGTGCCCAACCCCTCCAAGTGCGAGGGGAGCCTGA
- the LOC136021382 gene encoding uncharacterized protein LOC136021382 isoform X3, whose amino-acid sequence MLAARGALRRGRLPAPGAGVWSVQPRGPPRLPPHVVDLRSDTVTQPCAAMRRAMARAAVGDDDYGEDPTVNELQRLAAGTLGMEDALFVPTATMANLIAVCCLGAWTCSSPGLMRVPGCGNRAPPMMCHCQRRAAQVILGRDSHLHVYEHGGVAQVAGVHSQALPDLPDGTFDLELLELTVREAHGSRYHPRPELVCLENTHSSAGGRVLPLAYLQQVRGLADRYGLQVHMDGARLMNAAVAQNMEPARITQHCDSVSLCFSKGLGAPAGAVLAGRKDFIAEAWRMRKLLGGGMRQAGVLAAAALVGLEHMGVTLRRDHDNAWRFAEGVQELNSPLCSVNLTAVETNIVMVNISGGYPSPAELCEHLRTVSEEELAKTGHAVSVLLFPWSAHSVRAVWHCDVSAHDTELAKKKLEFVARKCQEKLTLGLCPTPPSARGA is encoded by the exons ATGCTGGCGGCGCGGGGCGCTCTGCGGCGGGGCCGGTTGCCCGCGCCGGGGGCTGGGGTCTGGTCGGTGCAGCCGCGGGGTCCCCCCCGCCTCCCGCCGCACGTTGTGGACCTGCGGAGCGACACCGTGACCCAGCCGTGCGCCGCCATGCGCCGCGCCATGGCCCGCGCCGCCGTGGGCGACGACGACTACGGGGAGGACCCGACGGTTAACG agctgcagcgcCTGGCCGCGGGGACCCTGGGCATGGAGGACGCTTTGTTTGTGCCCACGGCCACAATGGCGAACCTCATTGCCG TGTGCTGCCTGGGAGCatggacctgctccagccctggcctCATGCGTGTACCGGGATGCGGGAACCGTGCCCCTCCCA TGATGTGCCACTGCCAGCGCCGGGCAGCTCAGGTGATCCTGGGCCGGGACTCCCATCTGCACGTCTACGAGCACGGCGGGGTCGCGCAG GTCGCTGGTGTCCACTCCCAGGCGCTGCCGGACTTGCCCGATGGCACCTTcgacctggagctgctggagctgacagTCCGTGAGGCCCACGGCAGCCGGTACCACCCACGCCCTGAGCTTGTGTGCCTGGAGAACACGCACAGCTCGGCTGGGGGCCGGGTGCTGCCCCTTGCCTACCTCCAGCAG GTCCGTGGGCTCGCCGACCGCTATGGGCTGCAGGTGCACATGGATGGAGCACGGCTGATGAATGCGGCAGTGGCACAGAACATGGAGCCAGCTCGGATCACCCAGCACTGCGACTCCGTGTCCCTCTGCTTCTCCAAG GGCCTGGGTGCCCCAGCCGGTGCGGTGCTGGCTGGACGCAAGGACTTTATTGCCGAGGCCTGGCGCATGCGGAAGCTGCTGGGCGGCGGGATGCGGCAGGCGGGAGTGCTGGCGGCTGCAGCCCTGGTTGGCCTGGAGCACATGGGGGTGACGCTGCGCAGGGACCATGACAATGCCTGGCGCTTTGCTGAAG GCGTTCAGGAGCTGAACTCGCCCCTCTGCTCTGTCAACCTCACGGCAGTGGAGACCAACATCGTGATGGTGAACATCAGCGGGGGCTACCCATCCCCTGCGGAGCTCTGCGAGCACCTGCGGACTGTGAGCGAGGAGGAGCTGGCCAAGACTGGCCACGCTGTCAGCGTCCTGCTCTTCCCCTGGTCGGCACACAGCGTGCGCGCTGTCTGGCACTGCGATGTCTCGGCCCACGACACTGAGCTCGCAAAGAAGAAGCTGGAGTTTGTGGCCAGGAAGTGCCAGGAGAAGCTGACCCTGGGGCTGTGCCCAACCCCTCCAAGTGCGAGGGGAGCCTGA
- the LOC136021382 gene encoding uncharacterized protein LOC136021382 isoform X1, which translates to MGSPMGLLRGWGQQPGPVGFPVEPLGPADPFPQDPGASPACRAAAPGRGDPGHGGRFVCAHGHNGEPHCRVLPGSMDLLQPWPHACTGMREPCPSQYVPTSTPVQRSQHLGDSAGPRCPQEAAVLGPSRCAAQSAFVRQRGAARSGPLSLAVMCHCQRRAAQVILGRDSHLHVYEHGGVAQVAGVHSQALPDLPDGTFDLELLELTVREAHGSRYHPRPELVCLENTHSSAGGRVLPLAYLQQVRGLADRYGLQVHMDGARLMNAAVAQNMEPARITQHCDSVSLCFSKGLGAPAGAVLAGRKDFIAEAWRMRKLLGGGMRQAGVLAAAALVGLEHMGVTLRRDHDNAWRFAEGVQELNSPLCSVNLTAVETNIVMVNISGGYPSPAELCEHLRTVSEEELAKTGHAVSVLLFPWSAHSVRAVWHCDVSAHDTELAKKKLEFVARKCQEKLTLGLCPTPPSARGA; encoded by the exons ATGGGGAGCCCCATGGGGCTTCTCCGAGGCTGGGGGCAGCAGCCTGGGCCTGTGGGGTTCCCTGTCGAGCCCCTAGGGCCGGCAGACCCCTTCCCCCAGGATCCCGGTGCTTCTCCcgcctgcagagctgcagcgcCTGGCCGCGGGGACCCTGGGCATGGAGGACGCTTTGTTTGTGCCCACGGCCACAATGGCGAACCTCATTGCCG TGTGCTGCCTGGGAGCatggacctgctccagccctggcctCATGCGTGTACCGGGATGCGGGAACCGTGCCCCTCCCAGTATGTCCCCACCTCCACCCCTGTCCAACGCTCCCAGCACCTGGGGGACAGCGCAGGCCCCCGGTGCCcgcaggaggctgcagtgctgggacctTCCCGCTGTGCTGCGCAATCAGCCTTCGTGCGCCAGCGGGGCGCTGCCCGCTCAGGGCCGCTCTCCCTCGCAGTGATGTGCCACTGCCAGCGCCGGGCAGCTCAGGTGATCCTGGGCCGGGACTCCCATCTGCACGTCTACGAGCACGGCGGGGTCGCGCAG GTCGCTGGTGTCCACTCCCAGGCGCTGCCGGACTTGCCCGATGGCACCTTcgacctggagctgctggagctgacagTCCGTGAGGCCCACGGCAGCCGGTACCACCCACGCCCTGAGCTTGTGTGCCTGGAGAACACGCACAGCTCGGCTGGGGGCCGGGTGCTGCCCCTTGCCTACCTCCAGCAG GTCCGTGGGCTCGCCGACCGCTATGGGCTGCAGGTGCACATGGATGGAGCACGGCTGATGAATGCGGCAGTGGCACAGAACATGGAGCCAGCTCGGATCACCCAGCACTGCGACTCCGTGTCCCTCTGCTTCTCCAAG GGCCTGGGTGCCCCAGCCGGTGCGGTGCTGGCTGGACGCAAGGACTTTATTGCCGAGGCCTGGCGCATGCGGAAGCTGCTGGGCGGCGGGATGCGGCAGGCGGGAGTGCTGGCGGCTGCAGCCCTGGTTGGCCTGGAGCACATGGGGGTGACGCTGCGCAGGGACCATGACAATGCCTGGCGCTTTGCTGAAG GCGTTCAGGAGCTGAACTCGCCCCTCTGCTCTGTCAACCTCACGGCAGTGGAGACCAACATCGTGATGGTGAACATCAGCGGGGGCTACCCATCCCCTGCGGAGCTCTGCGAGCACCTGCGGACTGTGAGCGAGGAGGAGCTGGCCAAGACTGGCCACGCTGTCAGCGTCCTGCTCTTCCCCTGGTCGGCACACAGCGTGCGCGCTGTCTGGCACTGCGATGTCTCGGCCCACGACACTGAGCTCGCAAAGAAGAAGCTGGAGTTTGTGGCCAGGAAGTGCCAGGAGAAGCTGACCCTGGGGCTGTGCCCAACCCCTCCAAGTGCGAGGGGAGCCTGA
- the LOC136021382 gene encoding uncharacterized protein LOC136021382 isoform X2, protein MGSPMGLLRGWGQQPGPVGFPVEPLGPADPFPQDPGASPACRAAAPGRGDPGHGGRFVCAHGHNGEPHCRVLPGSMDLLQPWPHACTGMREPCPSQYVPTSTPVQRSQHLGDSAGPRCPQEAAVLGPSRCAAQSAFVRQRGAARSGPLSLAVMCHCQRRAAQVILGRDSHLHVYEHGGVAQALPDLPDGTFDLELLELTVREAHGSRYHPRPELVCLENTHSSAGGRVLPLAYLQQVRGLADRYGLQVHMDGARLMNAAVAQNMEPARITQHCDSVSLCFSKGLGAPAGAVLAGRKDFIAEAWRMRKLLGGGMRQAGVLAAAALVGLEHMGVTLRRDHDNAWRFAEGVQELNSPLCSVNLTAVETNIVMVNISGGYPSPAELCEHLRTVSEEELAKTGHAVSVLLFPWSAHSVRAVWHCDVSAHDTELAKKKLEFVARKCQEKLTLGLCPTPPSARGA, encoded by the exons ATGGGGAGCCCCATGGGGCTTCTCCGAGGCTGGGGGCAGCAGCCTGGGCCTGTGGGGTTCCCTGTCGAGCCCCTAGGGCCGGCAGACCCCTTCCCCCAGGATCCCGGTGCTTCTCCcgcctgcagagctgcagcgcCTGGCCGCGGGGACCCTGGGCATGGAGGACGCTTTGTTTGTGCCCACGGCCACAATGGCGAACCTCATTGCCG TGTGCTGCCTGGGAGCatggacctgctccagccctggcctCATGCGTGTACCGGGATGCGGGAACCGTGCCCCTCCCAGTATGTCCCCACCTCCACCCCTGTCCAACGCTCCCAGCACCTGGGGGACAGCGCAGGCCCCCGGTGCCcgcaggaggctgcagtgctgggacctTCCCGCTGTGCTGCGCAATCAGCCTTCGTGCGCCAGCGGGGCGCTGCCCGCTCAGGGCCGCTCTCCCTCGCAGTGATGTGCCACTGCCAGCGCCGGGCAGCTCAGGTGATCCTGGGCCGGGACTCCCATCTGCACGTCTACGAGCACGGCGGGGTCGCGCAG GCGCTGCCGGACTTGCCCGATGGCACCTTcgacctggagctgctggagctgacagTCCGTGAGGCCCACGGCAGCCGGTACCACCCACGCCCTGAGCTTGTGTGCCTGGAGAACACGCACAGCTCGGCTGGGGGCCGGGTGCTGCCCCTTGCCTACCTCCAGCAG GTCCGTGGGCTCGCCGACCGCTATGGGCTGCAGGTGCACATGGATGGAGCACGGCTGATGAATGCGGCAGTGGCACAGAACATGGAGCCAGCTCGGATCACCCAGCACTGCGACTCCGTGTCCCTCTGCTTCTCCAAG GGCCTGGGTGCCCCAGCCGGTGCGGTGCTGGCTGGACGCAAGGACTTTATTGCCGAGGCCTGGCGCATGCGGAAGCTGCTGGGCGGCGGGATGCGGCAGGCGGGAGTGCTGGCGGCTGCAGCCCTGGTTGGCCTGGAGCACATGGGGGTGACGCTGCGCAGGGACCATGACAATGCCTGGCGCTTTGCTGAAG GCGTTCAGGAGCTGAACTCGCCCCTCTGCTCTGTCAACCTCACGGCAGTGGAGACCAACATCGTGATGGTGAACATCAGCGGGGGCTACCCATCCCCTGCGGAGCTCTGCGAGCACCTGCGGACTGTGAGCGAGGAGGAGCTGGCCAAGACTGGCCACGCTGTCAGCGTCCTGCTCTTCCCCTGGTCGGCACACAGCGTGCGCGCTGTCTGGCACTGCGATGTCTCGGCCCACGACACTGAGCTCGCAAAGAAGAAGCTGGAGTTTGTGGCCAGGAAGTGCCAGGAGAAGCTGACCCTGGGGCTGTGCCCAACCCCTCCAAGTGCGAGGGGAGCCTGA